From the Miscanthus floridulus cultivar M001 unplaced genomic scaffold, ASM1932011v1 os_2305_1_2, whole genome shotgun sequence genome, one window contains:
- the LOC136534786 gene encoding uncharacterized protein, with the protein MWAGSWTTILMASHNFFPFIFVMCCTGVVETPLWRTFLVIWLLLLALRICSVVQFRQSRVPRKLVVVVNTKDHTGFVRHCLVTRKFAATLANQPTISHLNSF; encoded by the exons ATGTGGGCTGGGAGTTGGACGACAATTTTAATGGCATCACATAATTTTTTCCCATTCATTTTTGTTATGTGTTGTACTGGAGTAGTGGAGACACCACTTTGGAGAACATTCTTAGTTATTTGGCTTTTGCTGTTAGCACTTAGAATATGTAGTGTTGTGCAATTCAG ACAGTCAAGAGTGCCAAG GAAACTAGTCGTTGTTGTAAATACTAAAGATCATACTGGTTTTGTCAGACACTGTCTTGTCACCAG GAAATTCGCTGCAACATTGGCAAACCAACCTACTATTTCCCATCTG AACTCTTTCTAG